A genomic stretch from Setaria italica strain Yugu1 chromosome VII, Setaria_italica_v2.0, whole genome shotgun sequence includes:
- the LOC101755197 gene encoding indole-2-monooxygenase has translation MAQALVQSGLGLHQQLTTASPQALAVSLLVVFCPLLLLLARFATTAKATTPREKLLAKLPSPPSRLPVIGHLHLVGSLPHVSLRDLTAKHGRGGVMLLRLGAVPTLVVSSARAAQAVLRTHDHLFASRPRSVVTDILFYGSSDIAFSPYGEHWRNIRKIVTTQLLTVKKVRAYRFVREHEVRLVMEKIGESAALGKAVDLSRLLPSFTNEIMCNIVSGKLFKDEGRNKLFRELTEANSQLLGGFNLEDYFPRLGRLGVVRRVVCAKAEKVHKRWDDFLDMLIDGHASKSVANCSDDNKISDLIDVLLSIQQQYGLTRDNVKAILVDMFQAGTDTSSIVMEYAMAELMQKPCLMTKLQAEVRRIVPRGKDMVTEDDLNSMTYLKAVIKETLRLHPPLVLLVPHLCLADCDIEGYTIPAGTRVIINGWAIGRDASSWERADEFEPERFMEGSSIAAVDYNGNDFLFLPFGSGRRMCPGTNFAISTMEIMLANLMYHFDWKLPDGYMNVNMTESFGVTVHRKEKLLLIPVQP, from the exons ATGGCTCAAGCGCTAGTGCAGAGTGGTCTGGGTCTCCATCAGCAACTGACCACGGCATCTCCGCAAGCGCTCGCGGTGTCGCTCTTGGTGGTCTTctgccctctcctcctcctgctcgcaCGCTTCGCGACCACGGCCAAAGCCACGACTCCTCGCGAGAAGCTGCTCGCGAAGCTCCCGTCGCCTCCCAGCAGGCTCCCCGTCATCGGGCACCTCCACCTGGTGGGCTCCCTCCCCCACGTCTCGCTCCGTGACCTGACCGCGAAgcatggccgcggcggcgtcatgctcctccgcctcggcgccgtcCCGACCCTCGTCGTGTCGTCCGCTCGCGCCGCGCAGGCCGTCCTTCGCACGCACGACCACCTCTTCGCATCCCGGCCGCGCTCCGTCGTCACGGACATCCTCTTCTACGGCTCGTCGGACATCGCCTTCTCCCCTTACGGCGAGCACTGGCGCAATATCAGGAAGATCGTCACCACGCAGCTCCTCACGGTGAAGAAGGTCCGCGCCTACCGCTTCGTCCGTGAGCACGAG GTGCGATTGGTCATGGAAAAAATTGGAGAGTCAGCTGCCTTGGGCAAGGCGGTCGACTTGAGTCGGCTATTACCCTCCTTCACCAATGAAATCATGTGCAACATCGTCTCGGGCAAGCTGTTCAAGGACGAAGGCCGGAACAAGCTGTTCCGCGAGCTGACCGAAGCAAACTCCCAGCTCCTAGGGGGCTTCAACTTGGAAGACTATTTCCCAAGATTGGGGAGGCTGGGCGTGGTGAGGAGGGTGGTCTGTGCAAAGGCCGAGAAGGTGCACAAGAGATGGGACGACTTCCTTGATATGCTCATCGATGGCCATGCTAGCAAGTCAGTAGCAAATTGCAGTGATGACAACAAGATCAGTGACTTAATCGACGTGTTGCTCTCTATTCAACAACAGTATGGACTCACCAGAGACAATGTTAAAGCAATATTAGTG gacatgtttCAAGCTGGCACGGACACTTCATCCATTGTGATGGAATACGCAATGGCTGAGCTCATGCAGAAACCGTGCCTCATGACAAAGCTACAAGCTGAGGTGAGGAGGATAGTGCCCAGAGGAAAGGACATGGTTACAGAAGACGATCTGAACAGCATGACCTATCTGAAGGCTGTCATCAAAGAGACGCTCCGGCTACACCCACCGCTTGTGCTTCTTGTGCCTCATCTTTGCCTGGCCGACTGTGATATAGAGGGATACACAATCCCTGCAGGTACACGAGTGATTATTAATGGTTGGGCTATCGGCCGGGATGCTAGCTCTTGGGAGAGGGCAGATGAGTTTGAGCCTGAGCGATTTATGGAAGGAAGCAGCATTGCCGCTGTTGACTATAATGGAAACGATTTCCTGTTCTTGCCGTTCGGGAGCGGGCGAAGGATGTGTCCGGGTACGAACTTTGCAATTTCGACCATGGAGATCATGCTGGCAAACCTCATGTACCACTTTGATTGGAAGCTACCTGATGGATACATGAATGTAAACATGACAGAGTCCTTTGGGGTGACGGTGCACCGGAAGGAGAAGCTCCTCCTTATCCCGGTACAACCGTGA